From a single Agrobacterium tumefaciens genomic region:
- the pstC gene encoding phosphate ABC transporter permease subunit PstC, with protein sequence MNTSILLLILALIGIGSYLLGSRRAIALSGGRPASMHSRAGYHGSYAVVWAVLPAAFILCVWLVISPLVVTSAVRGNFPEDVRAQSEAQQSLTYGMVSSIARGLQRLTAEETAQADADTAAVRPLLASKGVAIAGDPERYMVDAAQTLNTMTTTSRIAMIVIVLAAAFAGAAYALRSIAPRFRARNKVERVILASLLVASSIAILTTIGIVLSMLTEAIQFFTMVPAHQFFFGTVWDPRFAAAGATDSSGQFGLIPLLAGTLYIGFVAMLVAVPVGLFSAIYMSEYASPRLRSVAKPLLEVLAGIPTIVYGFFALTTVGPFLRDISTQISGLTTGNYANFIQAQSVITAGFVMGIMLIPYVSSLSDDIITAVPRSLRDGSLGLGATRSETIKKVIVPAALPGIVGAVLMTASRAIGETMIVVLAAGVAARLQINPFEPMTTVTVKIVSQLTGDLEFTSPQTLVAFALGITLFAITLCLNIYALYIVRKYREQYE encoded by the coding sequence ATGAACACATCGATCCTTTTGCTGATACTGGCGCTGATCGGCATCGGCAGTTATCTGCTCGGCAGCCGCCGCGCCATTGCTCTGTCTGGCGGGCGCCCCGCCAGCATGCATTCCCGTGCCGGTTATCACGGCTCCTACGCGGTCGTCTGGGCGGTGTTGCCCGCGGCGTTCATTCTCTGTGTCTGGCTCGTTATCAGCCCGCTGGTCGTCACTTCTGCCGTGCGCGGCAATTTTCCCGAAGATGTGCGCGCCCAGTCCGAGGCGCAGCAAAGCCTGACCTATGGCATGGTGAGCTCCATCGCCCGAGGTCTTCAGCGCCTGACGGCGGAAGAAACTGCGCAGGCAGACGCGGATACAGCCGCGGTAAGGCCGCTTCTGGCATCGAAAGGCGTCGCGATCGCCGGCGATCCTGAGCGTTATATGGTCGATGCTGCCCAGACGCTGAACACGATGACCACTACAAGCCGCATCGCGATGATCGTCATCGTGCTGGCGGCCGCGTTCGCCGGCGCCGCTTATGCGCTGCGTTCGATCGCTCCGCGCTTTCGGGCCCGCAACAAGGTTGAAAGGGTCATTCTCGCATCCTTGCTTGTTGCCTCGTCCATCGCGATCTTGACGACCATCGGCATCGTCCTGTCGATGCTGACGGAAGCCATCCAGTTCTTCACCATGGTTCCGGCACACCAGTTCTTTTTCGGAACCGTGTGGGATCCGCGTTTTGCCGCCGCTGGGGCAACGGACTCCTCCGGCCAGTTCGGCCTCATCCCGCTGCTTGCCGGCACGCTCTATATCGGCTTCGTCGCCATGCTGGTCGCGGTCCCGGTCGGTCTGTTTTCGGCGATTTACATGTCGGAATACGCCTCGCCGCGCCTGCGTTCAGTGGCAAAGCCGCTGCTCGAGGTCCTCGCCGGTATTCCCACGATCGTCTATGGCTTCTTCGCGCTGACGACGGTGGGTCCTTTCCTGCGAGACATTTCCACGCAGATCAGCGGTCTCACAACCGGAAACTATGCCAATTTCATCCAGGCGCAGAGCGTCATTACCGCCGGCTTTGTGATGGGAATCATGCTCATTCCCTATGTCTCGTCACTGTCGGACGATATCATCACCGCTGTGCCGCGTTCGTTGCGCGACGGTTCTCTCGGTCTTGGTGCCACGCGCTCTGAAACCATCAAGAAGGTCATCGTTCCTGCCGCTCTTCCCGGCATCGTCGGCGCCGTGCTGATGACGGCGTCGCGTGCGATCGGCGAAACGATGATTGTGGTTCTCGCCGCCGGTGTTGCGGCCCGCCTGCAGATCAACCCGTTCGAACCGATGACCACGGTGACGGTCAAGATCGTCAGCCAGCTGACCGGCGACCTTGAATTCACCTCGCCGCAGACGCTTGTCGCCTTCGCGCTGGGCATCACGCTTTTCGCCATCACGCTTTGCCTGAATATCTACGCGCTTTACATCGTGCGCAAATACCGGGAGCAATATGAATGA
- the pstA gene encoding phosphate ABC transporter permease PstA — MTDIVSPTAGAAAGNSATRRDIGIKRRYAAERRFRAYGMAAISFGLIFLFLLLWSVVSKGYTAFQQTMITVPVEFSELIIDPKNERAANPAKLMTANYPVLARDAVAKVLGVAPTDRAGLRAVNVMISDSVRTQLRDIVVADPAVIGTTRNVTLLASGDVDSAFKGQVDLTVDEANRRISNQQLGWMNQLAEGGQLGKHFNTGIFVNGNSSRPEAAGVGVALIGSFYMMMIVLVLSLPIGVAASIYLEEFAPKNRLTDLIEVNINNLAAVPSIVYGLLGLSVFINFMGFPRSASLVGGLVLTLMTLPTIIIATRAALKAVPPSIRAAALGLGASKMQTIFHHVLPLAMPGILTGTIIGLAHALGETAPLLLIGMVAFVANYPTTPMDPSTALPVQIYMWANEAERAFVERTSGAIIILLLFLIVMNVGAILLRRRFERRW, encoded by the coding sequence ATGACCGACATCGTTTCTCCCACAGCCGGTGCTGCCGCCGGAAACAGCGCCACGCGCCGTGATATCGGCATCAAGCGCCGCTATGCCGCCGAACGCCGCTTCCGCGCCTATGGAATGGCAGCGATTTCCTTCGGCCTCATCTTCCTCTTCCTGCTGCTCTGGTCGGTCGTTTCCAAGGGTTACACCGCCTTCCAGCAGACGATGATCACGGTCCCGGTCGAGTTTTCCGAACTGATCATCGATCCGAAGAATGAGCGGGCCGCAAACCCCGCAAAGCTGATGACGGCCAATTATCCCGTTCTCGCCCGAGATGCGGTTGCCAAGGTTCTCGGCGTCGCGCCGACGGACCGCGCCGGTCTGCGCGCCGTCAACGTCATGATCTCCGACAGCGTCCGCACCCAGCTGCGCGACATCGTCGTCGCCGATCCTGCCGTCATCGGCACCACACGCAACGTCACGCTTCTCGCATCGGGCGATGTGGATAGTGCCTTCAAGGGCCAGGTCGATCTGACGGTGGATGAAGCCAACCGCCGTATCTCGAACCAGCAGCTCGGCTGGATGAATCAGCTCGCCGAAGGCGGCCAGCTCGGCAAACATTTCAACACCGGCATCTTCGTTAACGGCAATTCGAGCCGTCCGGAAGCGGCAGGTGTCGGTGTGGCGCTGATCGGTTCCTTCTATATGATGATGATCGTGCTGGTTCTGTCGCTGCCAATCGGTGTCGCAGCCTCCATCTATCTCGAGGAATTTGCTCCGAAGAACCGTTTGACGGATCTTATCGAGGTGAACATCAACAATCTCGCGGCTGTTCCCTCGATCGTTTACGGTCTGCTTGGCCTTTCCGTCTTCATCAACTTCATGGGCTTTCCGCGCTCGGCCTCTCTGGTCGGCGGCCTCGTCCTGACACTGATGACACTGCCGACGATCATCATTGCCACACGCGCCGCATTGAAGGCCGTGCCGCCGTCGATCCGTGCCGCAGCACTTGGTCTCGGCGCTTCGAAGATGCAGACGATCTTCCATCACGTTCTGCCGCTCGCCATGCCCGGCATTCTCACCGGCACCATCATCGGCCTTGCCCATGCGCTGGGTGAAACGGCGCCGCTGCTCTTGATCGGCATGGTGGCATTCGTTGCAAATTATCCGACAACGCCGATGGATCCGTCCACGGCTCTGCCGGTGCAGATTTACATGTGGGCGAACGAAGCGGAACGTGCCTTTGTCGAAAGGACATCCGGCGCTATCATCATCCTGCTTTTGTTCCTCATCGTCATGAATGTTGGCGCAATCCTGTTGCGTCGCCGCTTCGAACGGCGCTGGTAG
- the pstB gene encoding phosphate ABC transporter ATP-binding protein PstB — protein sequence MNMLSEAAVEKALDKKMNEVSYKMIGKDVSVFYGEKRALYDVNLNVRENTVTALIGPSGCGKSTFLRTLNRMNDTIDGCRVTGKITLDSDDIYDQAIDVVELRARVGMVFQKPNPFPKTIYENISYGPRIHGLARNKADMDQIVEQSLQRAGLWNEVKDRLQESGTGLSGGQQQRLCIARAVAVSPEVILMDEPCSALDPIATAKVEELIHELRANFTIVIVTHSMQQAARVSQRTAMFHLGHLVEENETDKMFTNPDDQRTQDYIMGRFG from the coding sequence ATGAACATGTTGTCGGAAGCAGCAGTTGAAAAGGCGCTGGACAAGAAAATGAATGAAGTTTCGTACAAGATGATCGGCAAGGACGTTTCGGTTTTTTACGGCGAAAAGCGTGCGCTTTACGACGTGAACCTCAATGTCCGCGAAAACACGGTCACTGCGCTCATCGGTCCGTCCGGTTGCGGTAAATCCACATTCCTGCGTACCTTGAATCGCATGAACGATACGATCGATGGCTGCCGGGTTACCGGCAAGATCACCCTCGACAGCGACGATATCTACGATCAGGCGATCGATGTCGTGGAATTGCGCGCCCGCGTCGGCATGGTGTTCCAGAAGCCGAACCCCTTCCCGAAGACGATTTACGAGAACATCTCCTACGGTCCGCGCATCCACGGTCTTGCCCGTAACAAGGCGGATATGGACCAGATCGTTGAACAGAGCCTGCAGAGGGCCGGCCTGTGGAACGAAGTGAAAGACCGCCTGCAGGAATCCGGTACCGGCCTTTCCGGTGGTCAGCAGCAGCGTCTGTGCATTGCGCGCGCGGTTGCCGTCAGCCCGGAAGTGATCCTGATGGATGAACCCTGCTCGGCGCTCGATCCGATCGCAACCGCCAAGGTCGAGGAACTGATCCACGAACTGCGCGCCAACTTTACGATCGTCATCGTCACGCACTCCATGCAGCAGGCAGCGCGTGTTTCCCAGCGTACGGCCATGTTCCATCTTGGTCATCTTGTCGAAGAAAACGAAACGGACAAGATGTTCACCAATCCGGACGACCAGCGTACGCAGGATTACATCATGGGCCGCTTCGGCTGA
- the phoU gene encoding phosphate signaling complex protein PhoU translates to MTQTTTHSHILSAYDEELKFLTRRIAEMGGLAEQMCADAVRALVNSDAALAQKVISDDAILDHSEREIGDKAIVTIARRQPVAADLREIIGTLRIAGDLERVGDLGKNTAKRVIAVAGTGVPRKLARGLEHLSELALVQLKEVLDVYSTRSAEKANAIRERDEEIDAMYTSLFRELLTYMMEDPRNITTCTHLLFCAKNIERIGDHATNIAETIYYMATGSQPEGERPKDDSSNTLGSVTE, encoded by the coding sequence ATGACACAGACAACGACCCATTCGCATATTCTGTCCGCTTATGACGAGGAATTGAAGTTCCTGACGCGCCGCATCGCCGAAATGGGCGGTCTGGCCGAGCAGATGTGCGCCGACGCCGTGCGCGCATTGGTCAATTCCGACGCTGCGCTTGCGCAGAAGGTCATTTCCGACGACGCGATCCTCGACCATTCCGAGCGCGAGATCGGCGACAAGGCCATCGTCACCATCGCCAGACGGCAGCCTGTCGCGGCCGATCTTCGCGAAATCATCGGCACGCTGCGTATTGCCGGCGATCTCGAGCGCGTTGGCGATCTCGGCAAGAACACTGCCAAGCGCGTTATCGCGGTTGCCGGCACCGGCGTGCCGCGCAAGCTCGCCCGCGGTCTCGAACATCTGTCGGAACTGGCGCTGGTGCAGCTCAAGGAAGTACTCGACGTCTATTCCACGCGTTCTGCCGAGAAAGCCAACGCCATTCGTGAACGGGACGAAGAAATCGACGCCATGTACACGTCGCTCTTCCGTGAGCTTCTGACCTACATGATGGAAGATCCGCGCAACATCACCACCTGCACACATCTTCTGTTCTGCGCCAAGAACATCGAGCGTATCGGCGATCATGCGACGAATATCGCTGAGACAATCTATTACATGGCCACCGGCAGCCAGCCGGAGGGTGAGCGTCCGAAGGACGATAGTTCCAACACACTCGGTTCGGTGACCGAATAA
- the phoB gene encoding phosphate regulon transcriptional regulator PhoB, translating to MVPKIAVVEDEEALSVLLRYNLEAEGYDVDTIPRGDEAEIRLQERIPDLLILDWMLPGVSGIELCRRLRMRPETERLPIIMLTARGEESERVRGLATGADDYVVKPFSTPELMARVKAMLRRARPEVLSSVLKCGDIELDRETHRVHRKSREVRLGPTEFRLLEFLMTSPGRVFSRSQLLDGVWGHDIYVDERTVDVHVGRLRKALNFSHMQDVIRTVRGAGYSMEA from the coding sequence ATGGTGCCCAAGATTGCAGTTGTGGAAGACGAGGAAGCGTTGAGCGTCCTGCTTCGTTACAATCTCGAGGCTGAGGGATACGACGTCGACACGATACCCCGTGGCGACGAGGCGGAAATCAGGCTGCAGGAACGTATTCCGGATCTTCTTATCCTGGACTGGATGTTGCCCGGTGTTTCCGGCATCGAACTGTGCCGGCGCTTGAGAATGCGGCCCGAAACCGAACGCCTGCCCATCATCATGCTGACAGCGCGCGGTGAAGAAAGCGAGCGGGTGCGCGGTCTTGCCACCGGCGCCGACGATTATGTCGTCAAGCCGTTCTCGACGCCGGAACTCATGGCCCGCGTCAAGGCCATGCTACGCCGGGCCCGCCCCGAGGTTCTTTCATCGGTGCTGAAATGCGGCGATATCGAACTCGATCGCGAAACCCACCGCGTTCACCGCAAGAGCCGCGAAGTGCGCCTCGGACCGACGGAATTTCGCCTGCTGGAATTCCTGATGACATCTCCGGGCCGGGTGTTCTCCCGCTCGCAGTTGCTGGACGGCGTCTGGGGTCACGATATCTACGTGGATGAGCGCACCGTTGACGTTCACGTAGGACGCCTGCGCAAGGCGCTCAATTTTTCGCACATGCAGGATGTCATCCGCACCGTTCGCGGTGCTGGATATTCGATGGAAGCCTGA
- a CDS encoding GcrA family cell cycle regulator, protein MNWTDERVEKLKKLWAEGLSASQIAAQLGGVSRNAVIGKVHRLNLPGRVKAGGPVTSARSAPKRTAAPAPRATNFTARVSAAPARTMSRSNAATALHEEIDIETAQVLDYVPSRNVVTPISRRLTLTELTERTCKWPVGDPLKDDFHFCGCEALESSPYCKFHAKLAYQPVSERRKA, encoded by the coding sequence ATGAACTGGACAGACGAGCGGGTCGAGAAACTCAAGAAATTGTGGGCCGAAGGACTGAGCGCCAGCCAGATAGCAGCGCAGCTGGGCGGTGTAAGCCGTAATGCCGTGATCGGCAAGGTCCACCGCCTCAATCTGCCGGGACGCGTCAAGGCCGGCGGACCGGTGACTTCTGCACGCTCCGCGCCCAAGCGCACCGCGGCCCCTGCCCCGCGCGCGACAAATTTCACGGCACGCGTCAGCGCGGCACCGGCCCGAACCATGAGCCGTTCGAACGCAGCAACGGCTCTTCATGAAGAGATCGATATCGAAACCGCGCAGGTTCTCGATTACGTTCCTTCCAGAAATGTAGTGACGCCGATTTCCCGTCGCTTGACGCTGACGGAACTGACCGAGCGCACCTGCAAGTGGCCGGTCGGTGATCCCTTGAAAGACGATTTCCACTTCTGCGGTTGCGAAGCGCTGGAATCCTCACCCTATTGCAAGTTCCATGCGAAGCTCGCCTACCAGCCGGTCAGTGAGCGCCGTAAGGCTTGA
- a CDS encoding aspartate aminotransferase family protein produces MAEAAAPLFDTFARAPLRFERGEGVWLFTESGERYLDFAAGVAVNSLGHAHPHLVEAIKAQAEKVWHVSNLYEVPGQEKLAKRLTEATFADKVFFTNSGAEALECAIKTTRRYHYSKGHPEKFRIVTFEGAFHGRTLATIAAGGQQKYLEGFGPKVEGFDQVPFADVDALKAAITSETAALLIEPIQGEGGIRAPSKEFLQILRGLCDEHGLLLIFDEVQTGVGRTGKLFAYEQTGVAPDIMAVAKGIGGGFPLGACLATADAASGMTAGVHGTTYGGNPLAMAVGNAVLDVVLADGFLEKVRDVALVFRQGLASLKDRYPDVIEEIRGEGLLMGIKAKVPSGDLLQAMRAEHLLGVPAGDNVIRLLPPLVTTAEEAREGLARVEAAAASLTAKQAKIA; encoded by the coding sequence ATGGCCGAAGCCGCCGCGCCATTGTTCGATACGTTTGCAAGAGCCCCGCTGCGCTTCGAGCGCGGTGAAGGCGTCTGGCTGTTCACGGAGAGCGGCGAACGATATCTGGATTTTGCAGCCGGTGTTGCGGTTAACTCGCTGGGCCACGCCCATCCGCACCTCGTGGAAGCAATCAAGGCGCAGGCCGAGAAGGTCTGGCACGTCTCGAACCTTTATGAAGTGCCCGGACAGGAAAAGCTCGCCAAGCGGCTGACGGAAGCAACTTTCGCGGACAAGGTGTTCTTCACCAATTCCGGTGCTGAAGCGCTGGAATGCGCCATCAAGACCACGCGCCGTTATCACTATTCAAAGGGCCACCCGGAAAAATTCCGCATCGTCACCTTCGAGGGCGCGTTCCATGGCCGCACGCTGGCAACAATCGCTGCCGGCGGCCAGCAGAAATATCTCGAGGGTTTCGGTCCCAAGGTCGAAGGTTTCGATCAGGTTCCTTTCGCTGATGTCGATGCCTTGAAGGCTGCCATCACGTCTGAGACGGCCGCGCTTTTGATCGAGCCTATCCAGGGCGAGGGCGGTATTCGTGCGCCGAGCAAGGAATTCCTGCAAATCCTGCGTGGATTGTGCGACGAGCACGGCCTTCTCCTGATTTTTGATGAAGTGCAGACGGGCGTCGGCCGCACGGGTAAGCTGTTTGCCTATGAGCAGACCGGCGTTGCGCCTGATATCATGGCGGTTGCCAAGGGTATCGGCGGCGGTTTCCCGCTTGGCGCATGCCTTGCAACAGCGGATGCCGCCTCCGGCATGACGGCCGGTGTGCATGGCACCACCTATGGCGGCAACCCCCTGGCAATGGCGGTCGGCAATGCGGTGCTGGATGTCGTTCTGGCCGACGGTTTTCTGGAAAAGGTTCGTGATGTCGCGCTGGTCTTCCGCCAGGGACTGGCATCGCTCAAGGACCGCTATCCTGATGTAATCGAGGAAATTCGTGGCGAAGGCCTGTTGATGGGCATCAAGGCGAAGGTTCCTTCGGGCGATCTGCTGCAGGCCATGCGCGCGGAGCACCTGCTCGGCGTTCCGGCAGGTGACAACGTCATCCGTCTCCTGCCGCCGCTCGTCACCACGGCGGAAGAGGCCCGCGAAGGGCTGGCGCGAGTGGAAGCGGCTGCCGCCTCCCTGACAGCGAAACAGGCGAAAATCGCCTGA
- the argF gene encoding ornithine carbamoyltransferase, with the protein MASPKHFLDLSAVGSEDLRTILDDARARKIATKAGTAEKPLAGKMLAMIFEKPSTRTRVSFDVGMRQLGGETLFLSGTEMQLGRAETIGDTAKVLSRYVDAIMIRTTDHSRLLELAEHATVPVINGLTDDTHPCQIMADILTFEEHRGPVKGKTIAWTGDGNNVLHSFVEGSARFGYRMNMAVPMGSEPHDKFLNWARNNGGEIALYHDADKAVAGADCIVTDTWVSMNQEHKARGHNIFQPYQVNEALMAKADKDALFMHCLPAHRGEEVTDGVIDGPQSVVFDEAENRLHAQKSVIAWCMGVI; encoded by the coding sequence ATGGCTTCACCAAAACATTTTCTAGACCTTTCGGCCGTTGGGTCGGAGGATTTGCGGACGATTCTTGATGATGCGCGGGCGCGCAAGATTGCCACCAAGGCCGGCACTGCGGAAAAGCCGTTAGCCGGCAAGATGCTGGCGATGATCTTTGAAAAGCCGTCCACCCGAACCCGCGTTTCCTTCGATGTCGGCATGCGTCAACTCGGCGGTGAGACCCTGTTCCTGTCGGGTACGGAAATGCAGCTCGGTCGTGCGGAAACGATCGGTGATACGGCCAAGGTTCTGTCGCGTTATGTCGACGCCATCATGATCCGCACCACGGATCATTCGCGCCTGCTTGAGCTTGCCGAACATGCAACCGTGCCTGTTATCAACGGCCTGACGGACGACACCCATCCCTGCCAGATCATGGCGGATATATTGACGTTCGAGGAACACCGCGGTCCGGTGAAAGGCAAGACCATTGCCTGGACGGGTGACGGCAATAACGTGTTGCACTCTTTCGTTGAGGGCTCGGCCCGCTTTGGTTATCGCATGAATATGGCGGTGCCCATGGGCTCTGAACCGCATGATAAGTTCCTGAACTGGGCGCGCAATAATGGCGGCGAGATCGCGCTATATCATGATGCCGACAAGGCGGTTGCCGGGGCAGATTGTATCGTTACCGACACCTGGGTATCGATGAACCAGGAACACAAGGCGCGCGGCCACAACATCTTCCAGCCCTATCAGGTGAATGAAGCACTGATGGCCAAGGCCGATAAGGACGCACTGTTCATGCACTGCCTGCCGGCGCATCGCGGCGAGGAAGTAACGGACGGCGTTATCGACGGGCCGCAATCGGTGGTCTTCGATGAGGCGGAAAACCGGCTCCACGCACAGAAGTCCGTCATTGCCTGGTGCATGGGCGTCATCTGA
- a CDS encoding Hsp33 family molecular chaperone, which produces MADVTVELDDLVLAGDDKVVPFQVEGLDVRGRAVQVGPLLNAILERHDYPTVVARLLAEATVLTALIGTSLKFSGKLTVQTKGDGPVDLLVADFTAPESMRAYARFDEERLAEAIAAGATSPEQLLGTGILAFTIDQGMGMQPYQGIVPLDGSSLEEIAGVYFRQSEQLPTRVRLGVAEFFDRDGEGKPRHGWRAGGVIAQFLPQAPERLRMRDLHGGDGDEGGYETVEDDAWTEAVTLLNTVDTDELTDPQVPVERLLYRLFHESGVRIYDPQAIFDRCSCSRDKIKGVLSGFTAEEIKASEEDGAIAVTCEFCSTTYRYDISEFENV; this is translated from the coding sequence ATGGCAGATGTAACGGTTGAACTGGACGATCTCGTTCTTGCTGGCGACGACAAGGTCGTGCCCTTTCAGGTCGAAGGTCTGGATGTGCGCGGTCGCGCCGTACAGGTTGGGCCGCTGCTGAACGCCATCCTCGAACGGCACGACTATCCCACGGTTGTTGCCCGCCTGCTGGCGGAAGCGACCGTTCTGACGGCGCTGATCGGCACATCCCTGAAGTTCTCCGGCAAGCTTACGGTGCAGACCAAGGGTGACGGCCCGGTGGACCTTCTGGTCGCGGATTTCACCGCACCCGAGAGCATGCGCGCCTATGCCCGTTTTGACGAAGAACGACTGGCCGAGGCAATCGCAGCCGGCGCCACCTCGCCCGAACAGTTGCTGGGCACCGGTATTCTCGCTTTTACGATCGATCAGGGTATGGGCATGCAGCCCTATCAGGGCATCGTTCCGCTGGATGGCTCGTCGCTGGAAGAAATCGCCGGGGTTTATTTCCGCCAGTCTGAACAGCTTCCCACCCGCGTGCGCCTCGGCGTTGCCGAGTTCTTCGACCGTGACGGCGAAGGCAAGCCACGCCATGGCTGGCGTGCCGGCGGCGTGATCGCCCAGTTCCTGCCGCAGGCGCCGGAGCGTCTGCGCATGCGCGATCTCCACGGTGGTGATGGCGATGAAGGCGGTTACGAAACGGTGGAAGACGATGCCTGGACCGAGGCTGTAACGCTGCTGAATACGGTCGATACCGATGAATTGACCGACCCGCAGGTGCCGGTCGAACGTCTTCTGTATCGGCTTTTCCACGAGAGTGGTGTGCGCATTTATGATCCGCAGGCCATTTTCGATCGTTGCAGCTGTTCGCGTGACAAGATCAAGGGCGTTCTGTCCGGTTTCACCGCTGAAGAGATCAAGGCGAGTGAGGAAGACGGCGCAATTGCGGTGACGTGCGAATTCTGCTCTACCACCTATCGCTACGACATCAGCGAGTTTGAAAACGTCTGA
- the apaG gene encoding Co2+/Mg2+ efflux protein ApaG, giving the protein MYRALTRDIEVTVDPYYLEEQSDPDDDRYVWGYKVVISNNSDMTVTLVNRYWHITDQNGQVDEVYGPGVVGEQPHLNPGDSYEYSSGCPLDTPSGLMFGHYEMETEKGEVFNVTIPAFSLDSPGLLRVLN; this is encoded by the coding sequence ATGTATCGTGCTCTGACAAGGGATATCGAGGTAACGGTCGATCCGTATTATCTCGAAGAACAATCCGACCCGGATGACGACCGTTACGTCTGGGGTTATAAAGTCGTGATCTCGAACAACTCTGATATGACGGTGACACTCGTCAACCGGTATTGGCATATCACCGATCAGAACGGCCAGGTGGATGAGGTTTACGGGCCAGGCGTCGTTGGTGAGCAACCACACCTGAACCCCGGAGACAGCTATGAGTACTCTTCCGGCTGCCCGCTGGACACACCTTCAGGCCTGATGTTCGGCCATTATGAAATGGAAACCGAAAAGGGCGAGGTGTTCAACGTCACCATACCCGCCTTCTCGCTGGATTCACCCGGGCTTTTGCGGGTGTTGAACTGA
- a CDS encoding O-succinylhomoserine sulfhydrylase produces the protein MSNKWRPATQLVHGGTLRSPYGETSEAIYLTQGFVYENSEAAEARFKGETDGFIYARYASPTNDMFEKRMCLLEGAEDARALASGMAAVTAAIMCQLRAGDHIVAARALFGSCRWVVETLAPKYGIECTLIDGRDLGNWEKAIQPNTKLFFLESPTNPTLEVVDIAGVAKLANQIGAKVVVDNVFATPLFQKPLELGAHIVVYSATKHIDGQGRCLGGVILSDKKWIEEELQDYFRHTGPAMSPFNAWTLLKGIETLPLRVKQQTENAGKIADFLAGSGKVAKVIYPGRADHPQADIIARQMSGGSTLVAFELKGGKDAAFALQNALEIVKISNNLGDAKSLITHPGTTTHKNLSDEARAELGISGGTLRLSCGIEDTDDLLEDLAKGLAAVSA, from the coding sequence ATGAGCAATAAATGGCGCCCGGCAACCCAGCTCGTTCACGGCGGCACGCTACGCTCCCCCTATGGTGAGACGTCTGAAGCGATCTATCTGACCCAGGGTTTCGTCTACGAAAACTCCGAAGCCGCCGAAGCGCGCTTCAAGGGCGAAACGGACGGGTTCATCTATGCCCGTTATGCAAGCCCGACCAATGACATGTTCGAAAAGCGCATGTGCCTGCTGGAAGGTGCCGAAGACGCCCGGGCGCTTGCCTCCGGCATGGCGGCCGTCACCGCCGCCATCATGTGCCAGCTGCGTGCAGGCGACCATATCGTTGCTGCCCGCGCCCTTTTCGGCTCCTGCCGCTGGGTGGTTGAGACGCTTGCTCCGAAATACGGCATCGAATGCACGCTGATCGACGGACGCGATCTCGGCAACTGGGAAAAGGCGATCCAGCCGAATACCAAGCTGTTCTTCCTTGAAAGCCCGACCAATCCGACACTCGAAGTGGTGGATATTGCCGGCGTGGCAAAGCTTGCCAACCAGATCGGCGCGAAGGTCGTGGTCGACAATGTATTTGCGACGCCACTCTTCCAGAAGCCGCTCGAACTCGGCGCCCATATCGTAGTTTATTCGGCGACCAAACATATTGATGGCCAGGGCCGTTGCCTCGGCGGCGTGATCCTTTCCGACAAGAAATGGATCGAGGAAGAGCTGCAGGACTATTTCCGCCACACCGGTCCGGCCATGTCGCCGTTCAACGCGTGGACGCTGCTGAAGGGCATCGAGACCCTGCCGCTGCGCGTCAAGCAGCAGACGGAAAATGCCGGCAAGATCGCCGATTTCCTCGCCGGTAGCGGCAAGGTCGCCAAGGTCATCTATCCCGGTCGCGCCGATCACCCGCAGGCCGATATTATCGCGCGGCAGATGTCAGGCGGTTCGACGCTGGTGGCTTTCGAACTGAAGGGCGGCAAGGACGCGGCTTTCGCGTTGCAGAACGCGCTGGAGATCGTGAAGATTTCCAACAATCTGGGCGATGCCAAGAGCCTTATCACCCACCCCGGAACCACGACGCATAAGAACCTTTCCGATGAGGCGCGCGCCGAACTCGGCATTTCCGGCGGAACTCTGCGTCTTTCCTGCGGTATCGAGGATACGGACGACCTGCTGGAAGATCTGGCGAAGGGGCTGGCAGCCGTTTCCGCCTGA